Proteins from one Oscillatoria nigro-viridis PCC 7112 genomic window:
- a CDS encoding shikimate kinase — protein MDGLRGVNIYLVGMMGAGKTTVGRILAKKLKYRFFDTDELIVRVTNQSIAEIFDREGEEAFRELETKVLGELSAYKNSVVATGGGIVTRSMNWGYLHYGVVVWLDVPVDQLYDRLRSDTARPLLQEGEIKSKLQSLLNERERLYTQADVRVCAGVGERAEAMATRAIEEIQKVIKPETGPDLN, from the coding sequence GTGGATGGGTTGAGGGGAGTAAATATCTATCTTGTCGGGATGATGGGTGCGGGAAAAACAACGGTGGGGCGGATTTTGGCAAAAAAATTAAAATACCGTTTTTTTGATACTGATGAACTAATTGTTCGAGTTACTAATCAGTCAATTGCTGAGATTTTCGATCGAGAAGGGGAAGAGGCTTTTCGGGAACTAGAAACTAAAGTGCTCGGTGAGTTGTCTGCTTATAAAAATTCGGTCGTGGCTACGGGGGGCGGCATTGTGACGCGATCGATGAATTGGGGTTACTTGCACTACGGTGTAGTAGTTTGGCTGGATGTGCCTGTAGATCAACTGTACGATCGACTGCGTTCGGACACCGCTCGACCCCTACTGCAGGAGGGCGAGATTAAATCTAAGCTGCAAAGCCTTTTGAACGAGCGAGAGCGTTTATACACTCAAGCAGATGTCCGAGTCTGTGCTGGTGTAGGCGAAAGGGCTGAAGCAATGGCGACTAGGGCGATCGAGGAAATCCAAAAAGTTATCAAACCAGAAACCGGGCCCGATCTCAATTGA
- a CDS encoding LapA family protein, with product MRPVFLLVIVVGLTIFALQNVEPALSLVFLGVRSPAVPLSIWILLSMAVGALTSLLISGLLAFSNYLSATRDRTGRSSRSRPDTFPEDSRTPYTPPPPPRKQGIDPDLNRENSQTQAAGSYRTEYGTSAGYSARTFQQETPNPAGAKDYAQPGTYGATDDEDDWVSDSSKSRSQGADDDWGDDRDFPDRPQVNDVPASNPRDYEAKQEPKSKSWAGSVYSYGYRDPSQSGVGQTEAVYDAEYRVLIPPQEAIPKPADEAPINPLAEAEDDWGLDEGDEFDDDDDLSGGSINLKK from the coding sequence ATGCGACCTGTATTTTTGCTAGTAATTGTGGTGGGGCTGACTATTTTTGCCCTGCAAAATGTGGAGCCGGCATTATCGCTGGTATTTTTGGGAGTTCGATCGCCTGCTGTGCCCTTATCTATCTGGATTTTGCTGAGCATGGCGGTGGGAGCTCTCACATCTTTATTGATTTCTGGTTTGCTGGCTTTTTCAAATTATCTATCTGCAACGCGAGACCGCACCGGCCGATCGAGTCGCAGCCGTCCCGATACTTTCCCAGAGGACAGCAGAACGCCTTACACGCCGCCTCCCCCTCCCAGAAAACAGGGAATTGACCCGGATCTGAATAGGGAAAATAGTCAAACTCAGGCTGCTGGTTCCTACCGAACTGAGTACGGCACGTCGGCGGGTTACAGTGCCCGGACTTTCCAGCAAGAAACTCCGAACCCTGCTGGGGCGAAGGATTACGCTCAACCGGGGACTTATGGAGCGACAGACGATGAGGATGATTGGGTCTCAGATAGCTCAAAATCGCGTTCTCAAGGGGCTGATGACGATTGGGGGGACGATCGCGATTTTCCCGATCGACCGCAGGTCAATGATGTTCCAGCGTCAAATCCGAGGGATTACGAAGCTAAACAGGAACCGAAAAGCAAGTCTTGGGCTGGCTCAGTATATTCTTACGGCTATCGAGATCCGAGCCAGTCTGGGGTGGGGCAAACTGAGGCTGTATACGATGCGGAGTATCGAGTGCTGATTCCCCCGCAAGAAGCAATACCTAAACCCGCTGATGAAGCACCAATAAATCCTCTTGCAGAAGCAGAGGATGATTGGGGATTGGATGAGGGTGATGAGTTTGATGACGATGATGACCTCAGTGGCGGCTCGATTAACCTGAAAAAATAG
- a CDS encoding flavin prenyltransferase UbiX, producing the protein MTNNYPLIVGVTGASGLIYAVRTLKYLLEADRAVELVASKSTYMVWQSEQNTRMPAEPTLQEEFWREQAGVPTMGKLRCHPWQDVGANIASGSFRTQGMMIIPCSMSTLGKLAAGLSSDLLERAADVQLKEGRKLVLVPRETPFSLIHLRNLTTLAEAGARIVPAIPAWYHNPQTIEDLVDFVVARALDQLGIDCVPLKRWKEEEGS; encoded by the coding sequence ATGACGAATAACTACCCCCTCATTGTAGGAGTTACCGGTGCATCGGGACTGATTTATGCGGTGCGAACATTGAAATATTTGTTGGAAGCCGATCGCGCTGTGGAACTGGTAGCATCGAAATCTACTTACATGGTTTGGCAAAGCGAACAGAACACCCGAATGCCCGCAGAACCGACGCTACAAGAGGAATTCTGGCGGGAACAAGCAGGAGTGCCCACAATGGGTAAACTCCGGTGCCATCCTTGGCAAGATGTCGGTGCTAATATTGCTAGTGGCTCCTTTCGTACCCAAGGGATGATGATTATTCCCTGTAGCATGAGTACACTAGGCAAGTTGGCGGCTGGCTTGAGCTCGGATTTGCTCGAAAGAGCGGCCGACGTTCAGCTCAAGGAAGGGAGAAAATTGGTACTCGTGCCTCGGGAAACGCCTTTTAGCTTGATTCACCTGCGGAATTTGACTACCTTGGCAGAAGCTGGAGCTAGAATTGTGCCAGCGATTCCCGCTTGGTATCACAATCCGCAAACTATTGAAGATTTGGTAGACTTTGTGGTGGCTCGCGCTTTAGACCAGTTGGGGATTGATTGCGTTCCTCTCAAACGCTGGAAGGAAGAAGAAGGGAGTTAG
- a CDS encoding ribonuclease R family protein: MEFSIAALLANFTEDKLVAPKALEKKLDCNDATSQLKLQIALEALEKIGILVKDKGRYRRVAEDDVVEAKLRCSSKGFCFAIQDAEGSEDVYVRESHLSTAWNGDRVLVKIIKEGSRRRSPEGEVMLILERANPSVLARVKQTATPTGRVSYRAIPLDDRLLFELDLLANGTNLQEAIDHLVHVEVKRYPLGTHRPVGKVVQVLGSDAEAADDLDIVCCKHDLPRSFPAAVIKAAENLPSKVKKTDLKKRLDLRNILTVSFSKNEPGTSNSENDRPQAQEENLSEGGGENEFDPTSFLSDPPVERALSIETLKPGRWQIGIHISDAAEYVQPETPIDREARKRGTAAHLGEKIIAVLPETLNERCSLLPDSERLAFSILLTLDESGELLEYEIQTSVIQIDYHLTYEQAQAILEPSPDSEDHPLSSALRPFLDQIGAASQAARQTRLKRGAFELNLPDANSHFDDEGELGAFAVAPPAQSAVSELVVLANQAVATHLQALGVPAIYRVQPMPDPADIQEFIKLSNNLGGELYLETEEEVLPLDFQRFTQQFAGLKSERVLTYLLEDTMKPAVYSTTPKPHFGLALSEGYTRCTSPLSRYADLLVLRVLQAVFEQGRSSRTTRAKEKVDLHHSSCHGQITWNVLPPDLHHEFETEFASVVVHLTERERVAEDAESDLQGLKKTGLMKERTGQTFQGLITGVQSYGFFVEIEVRPPESDILRVEGLVHVSSLKDDWYEYRSRQQTLVGRKNRNQYRLGDRVEVQVKSVDYYRQQIDLVAVGGGSQAFDDDE; the protein is encoded by the coding sequence ATGGAATTTTCTATCGCTGCACTGCTGGCAAATTTTACAGAAGACAAATTAGTGGCCCCTAAAGCATTGGAGAAAAAACTCGACTGCAACGACGCCACCAGTCAACTCAAACTTCAAATCGCATTAGAAGCTCTAGAGAAAATTGGCATATTAGTCAAAGACAAAGGCCGCTATCGCCGAGTAGCTGAAGACGACGTAGTAGAAGCAAAACTGCGCTGTTCGAGCAAAGGATTTTGCTTTGCAATTCAAGACGCCGAAGGCTCAGAAGACGTTTACGTGCGGGAAAGTCACCTCTCGACAGCTTGGAACGGCGATCGAGTCTTAGTCAAAATCATCAAAGAAGGCAGCCGCCGCCGATCGCCCGAAGGCGAAGTCATGCTCATCCTCGAACGCGCCAACCCCTCGGTACTGGCGCGAGTCAAGCAAACCGCCACCCCCACCGGCCGCGTCAGCTACAGAGCAATCCCCCTGGACGATCGCCTGTTGTTTGAACTAGACTTGCTCGCAAACGGCACAAATCTCCAAGAGGCGATCGACCACCTAGTACACGTCGAAGTCAAACGCTACCCCCTCGGCACCCACCGCCCAGTCGGCAAAGTAGTACAGGTACTCGGTTCCGACGCCGAAGCCGCTGACGACCTCGACATCGTATGCTGCAAACACGACTTGCCGCGATCGTTCCCCGCCGCCGTCATCAAAGCAGCGGAAAATTTGCCGAGCAAAGTCAAAAAAACCGACCTCAAAAAACGCCTAGATTTGCGTAACATTCTGACTGTTAGCTTCAGCAAAAACGAACCGGGAACCAGCAACAGCGAAAACGATCGCCCTCAAGCTCAGGAGGAAAATCTCTCTGAAGGAGGAGGCGAAAACGAGTTTGACCCGACATCATTCCTCTCCGATCCGCCAGTGGAACGCGCTTTGTCGATCGAAACCCTCAAGCCCGGCCGCTGGCAAATAGGAATCCACATCAGCGACGCCGCCGAGTACGTGCAGCCAGAAACCCCGATCGACCGCGAAGCCCGCAAGCGAGGCACCGCCGCCCATCTGGGAGAAAAAATCATCGCCGTACTGCCAGAAACCCTCAACGAGCGCTGCTCCCTGCTGCCAGACAGCGAACGGCTGGCCTTCAGCATACTGCTGACCCTAGACGAATCAGGAGAACTCCTAGAATACGAGATTCAAACCAGCGTCATTCAAATTGACTACCACCTCACCTACGAGCAAGCTCAAGCAATTCTCGAACCAAGCCCCGATTCCGAAGATCACCCTTTGTCCTCGGCCCTCCGTCCTTTCCTAGATCAAATCGGGGCCGCCTCACAGGCTGCCAGACAGACAAGGCTCAAGCGGGGAGCTTTTGAACTAAATTTGCCCGACGCTAACTCTCACTTCGACGACGAAGGCGAATTAGGAGCTTTTGCAGTCGCTCCCCCCGCCCAGTCCGCTGTCTCCGAGTTGGTGGTACTCGCCAACCAAGCCGTAGCCACTCACCTGCAAGCCTTGGGAGTCCCAGCAATCTACCGCGTCCAGCCGATGCCAGACCCGGCAGACATTCAAGAGTTCATCAAACTCTCCAACAACCTCGGAGGCGAACTGTATCTCGAAACCGAAGAAGAAGTTTTGCCCTTGGACTTTCAGCGATTTACCCAGCAGTTTGCCGGTCTCAAGTCCGAAAGAGTTCTCACCTACCTGCTAGAAGACACCATGAAGCCCGCTGTTTACAGCACAACTCCCAAGCCGCACTTCGGTTTGGCGCTGTCAGAGGGTTACACGCGCTGCACTTCGCCGCTTTCCCGCTACGCCGATTTGCTGGTGCTGCGGGTGTTGCAAGCGGTGTTCGAGCAAGGCCGCAGCAGCCGCACAACACGGGCTAAGGAAAAAGTTGACTTGCACCATTCCTCCTGTCACGGTCAAATTACTTGGAATGTTCTCCCCCCAGATTTGCACCACGAATTTGAGACCGAGTTTGCATCGGTAGTAGTACACCTGACGGAACGCGAAAGAGTTGCTGAGGATGCCGAAAGCGATTTGCAGGGATTGAAGAAAACGGGATTGATGAAAGAACGCACCGGTCAAACTTTCCAGGGTTTGATTACAGGTGTGCAGTCTTACGGTTTCTTTGTGGAAATTGAGGTGCGGCCGCCTGAGAGCGATATCCTGCGAGTTGAAGGATTGGTGCACGTTTCTTCGCTGAAGGATGACTGGTACGAATATCGATCGCGCCAGCAAACTCTGGTGGGCCGCAAAAACCGCAATCAGTACCGTTTGGGCGATCGGGTAGAAGTTCAAGTCAAGAGTGTTGACTACTACCGCCAGCAAATTGATTTAGTTGCAGTTGGCGGCGGCAGCCAAGCTTTTGATGATGATGAATAA
- the clpP gene encoding ATP-dependent Clp endopeptidase proteolytic subunit ClpP, producing the protein MIPTVIEQSGRGERAFDIYSRLLRDRIVFLGQQVDSDLANLIVAQLLFLDAEDPEKDIYLYLNSPGGSVTAGMGIFDTMNHIRPDVCTICLGLAASMGAFLLSAGAKGKRMSLPHSRIMIHQPLGGAQGQATDIEIQAKEILYHKRRLNEHLANHTGQPLSRIEEDTERDFFMSAEEAKDYGLVDQVIDRRPSASRPIAAVV; encoded by the coding sequence ATGATCCCAACAGTTATAGAACAATCCGGTCGCGGCGAACGCGCCTTTGACATTTACTCGCGACTCCTGCGCGATCGCATCGTCTTCTTGGGCCAACAGGTTGACTCTGACTTGGCTAACCTGATCGTTGCCCAACTGCTATTTTTAGACGCCGAAGACCCAGAGAAAGATATTTACCTGTATCTCAACTCCCCTGGGGGTTCGGTGACAGCAGGTATGGGCATTTTTGACACGATGAACCACATCCGCCCCGATGTTTGCACCATTTGTCTCGGTTTGGCAGCCAGCATGGGCGCTTTTCTGTTGAGTGCCGGCGCTAAAGGCAAGCGGATGAGTTTGCCTCACTCCCGGATTATGATCCACCAACCTCTAGGCGGAGCTCAAGGACAAGCAACCGATATTGAAATTCAGGCCAAAGAGATTTTGTACCACAAACGCCGCCTGAACGAACATCTGGCCAACCATACCGGTCAGCCGCTTTCCCGCATTGAAGAAGATACCGAACGGGATTTCTTCATGTCCGCTGAAGAAGCAAAGGACTACGGATTAGTCGATCAAGTGATCGATCGCCGTCCTTCCGCCAGCCGCCCGATCGCCGCTGTCGTCTAA
- a CDS encoding DUF433 domain-containing protein codes for MNPTLPIVHSDPEILGGTPVSIATRVPMKTVLDCLEAGD; via the coding sequence ATGAACCCTACACTACCTATCGTTCATAGCGACCCCGAAATTTTAGGGGGAACTCCTGTCTCGATCGCCACTCGCGTCCCGATGAAGACTGTGCTTGATTGTCTCGAAGCTGGTGATTGA
- a CDS encoding type II toxin-antitoxin system PemK/MazF family toxin: MSSTTYNRNRPDFIVGLIITQTTNLGSTDYTLQDWASAGLRIVSVCRSFILTLLPSANLILIGHLSERDWSAVRACVKVALVELDDRPPSSDS; this comes from the coding sequence TTGTCCTCGACTACTTATAATAGAAACCGCCCTGATTTCATAGTTGGGTTAATCATTACCCAGACAACAAATCTTGGCTCTACTGACTATACTCTGCAAGATTGGGCATCCGCAGGTTTGAGAATTGTATCTGTTTGCCGCAGTTTCATTCTTACTTTACTGCCTTCTGCCAACCTGATTTTGATTGGGCATTTATCCGAACGTGATTGGAGTGCTGTGCGCGCCTGTGTAAAAGTAGCTTTAGTAGAATTGGACGATCGCCCACCTTCATCAGATTCATGA
- a CDS encoding acyltransferase family protein → MRLKSLDVFRGIAIASMILVNNPGSWEQVYPPLDHAEWNGCTPTDLVFPFFLFIVGCAMSFSLSKYIQNYPKTGIETSKIIQKNEKLESDKNPFPSSFFLLPASNIYWRIARRAAILFILGLLLNTSSIALDVLLNSAPVENFGKIRIMGVLQRIGLAYFIGAIAILNLSPRNQKLLAAAVLLGYWGALTVFAVGGYTAGELTPEGNLGGYVDRLILGSQHLYKGGPFDPEGLLSTLPAVVTVLIGYFTGEWLRVQPIKTRTSINLAICGLSCVVIGHLWGFLFPINKQLWTSSYVVFTAGWALLLLAACYETIEVRGWKWGRPFEIMGVNAIFLFVASGIVARILLKTHIGTGANAPTTYTWIYENWFVPWAGPLNGSLAFAVTAVLFWWLILYGMYRRSWLIKI, encoded by the coding sequence ATGCGCTTAAAATCCCTTGATGTTTTTCGCGGAATTGCGATCGCCTCGATGATTCTAGTCAACAACCCCGGTAGTTGGGAACAGGTGTATCCACCGCTAGATCACGCAGAATGGAACGGCTGTACGCCGACAGACTTAGTATTTCCGTTTTTCTTGTTCATCGTTGGCTGCGCGATGTCTTTCTCGCTGTCTAAATATATTCAAAATTATCCAAAAACCGGAATAGAAACCTCAAAAATTATACAAAAAAATGAAAAATTAGAATCCGACAAAAACCCTTTTCCTTCTTCCTTCTTCCTTCTTCCTGCTTCAAATATTTACTGGCGAATTGCGCGCCGCGCCGCGATTCTATTTATATTAGGATTGCTGCTAAATACATCTTCGATCGCCCTTGACGTACTTCTCAACAGCGCCCCAGTGGAAAACTTCGGTAAAATCCGCATCATGGGAGTATTGCAGCGCATCGGCTTAGCTTATTTCATCGGTGCGATCGCCATTCTCAACCTTTCCCCCCGCAATCAAAAACTGCTCGCTGCGGCCGTGCTTTTGGGCTATTGGGGTGCATTAACCGTATTTGCTGTAGGGGGGTACACTGCCGGCGAACTCACGCCAGAAGGAAATTTAGGGGGATATGTCGATCGGCTAATTCTCGGTAGCCAACACCTGTACAAAGGCGGCCCCTTCGACCCCGAAGGATTGTTGAGTACCTTACCTGCAGTTGTAACAGTCCTAATCGGCTACTTTACCGGAGAGTGGCTGCGCGTGCAGCCAATCAAAACCCGCACCAGTATCAACTTAGCAATCTGCGGTCTCAGTTGCGTGGTAATCGGCCACTTGTGGGGATTTTTATTTCCGATCAACAAACAACTTTGGACAAGTTCCTATGTAGTGTTTACCGCAGGTTGGGCGTTGCTATTGCTAGCAGCTTGCTACGAAACAATTGAAGTGCGAGGTTGGAAATGGGGGCGGCCGTTTGAAATCATGGGAGTGAATGCAATTTTCTTGTTTGTCGCTTCCGGTATCGTCGCCAGAATTCTGTTAAAAACTCATATCGGTACTGGTGCAAATGCTCCAACAACTTACACTTGGATTTATGAAAACTGGTTTGTGCCGTGGGCGGGGCCGCTGAATGGTTCTCTGGCATTTGCCGTCACTGCGGTCTTATTTTGGTGGTTAATTTTGTATGGAATGTACCGCAGAAGTTGGCTGATTAAAATTTGA
- a CDS encoding adenylate/guanylate cyclase domain-containing protein → MSEASKNLLAAGDDELITAGDDELIFAEEDEAEEKPLEESWKILIVDDEVEIHNITKLALNDFKFEGKSITFISAYSGKEAKEIIQNNYDIALILLDVVMETEEAGLEVVKYIRDILNNQVVRIILRTGQPGQVPEDVVIVSYDINDYKTKTELTNKKLFTTVVTALRAFRSLNQIESSKSELEKIAAASARFVPREFLKFLKRESIVDARLGDSVQAEMTIMFADIRSFTSLSESMSPRENFEFLNSYLSRVGPVIREYNGFIDKYIGDGIMALFPNRAEDAVQAAIEMQQQVKIYNRHRQNSGYQPISIGIGLHTGTLMLGTIGEAERMESTVISDAVNLASRVEGLTKLYGVAIVASVQTLCRIDDPQHYKCRFLDRVQVKGKQTPVAVFEIYDGDSDTMIELKAQTQTYFEQGIFFHYQQQFAQARQMFLRVLQINKYDKAAAFYAERCDMLMKNALIMTLEGIEI, encoded by the coding sequence ATGTCAGAAGCTAGTAAAAACTTGTTGGCTGCAGGCGATGACGAATTAATCACCGCGGGCGACGATGAATTAATATTTGCCGAGGAAGACGAGGCGGAAGAAAAACCGCTAGAAGAAAGTTGGAAAATATTAATTGTAGATGATGAAGTAGAAATTCATAATATTACTAAACTAGCGTTAAACGATTTTAAATTTGAAGGGAAAAGTATAACTTTTATCAGCGCTTACTCAGGAAAAGAAGCTAAAGAAATAATTCAAAATAATTACGACATAGCATTGATTTTACTCGATGTAGTTATGGAAACAGAAGAAGCAGGCTTGGAAGTAGTTAAATACATCCGCGATATTTTAAATAATCAAGTAGTGCGGATTATTTTACGCACTGGACAGCCCGGACAAGTACCAGAAGATGTAGTAATTGTCAGCTACGATATCAATGATTACAAAACCAAAACTGAACTTACTAACAAAAAATTATTTACCACAGTAGTTACCGCACTGAGAGCATTTAGATCGCTCAATCAAATCGAATCCAGCAAAAGCGAACTAGAAAAAATTGCAGCCGCATCAGCCCGTTTTGTACCCCGTGAATTTTTGAAGTTTCTCAAAAGAGAAAGCATCGTTGATGCCAGACTAGGAGACTCTGTACAAGCAGAAATGACGATTATGTTTGCCGACATTCGCTCATTTACAAGTCTGTCAGAAAGTATGTCTCCCCGAGAAAACTTTGAATTTCTTAACTCTTACTTAAGCCGAGTTGGCCCAGTTATCCGCGAGTATAACGGTTTTATAGATAAATATATTGGTGACGGGATTATGGCTTTGTTTCCTAACAGAGCTGAAGATGCTGTGCAAGCAGCAATTGAGATGCAGCAGCAAGTGAAAATTTATAACAGACACAGGCAAAACAGTGGCTATCAACCTATTTCGATAGGGATTGGCTTGCATACGGGGACTTTAATGTTAGGTACGATTGGCGAAGCGGAACGAATGGAAAGTACGGTGATTTCTGATGCTGTTAATTTAGCTTCCCGCGTGGAAGGATTGACAAAGCTTTATGGAGTTGCTATTGTAGCTAGCGTCCAAACCCTTTGCCGGATAGACGATCCTCAACATTACAAGTGCCGGTTTCTCGATCGCGTTCAAGTAAAAGGAAAACAAACACCTGTTGCTGTATTTGAAATTTACGATGGCGACTCGGATACCATGATCGAACTAAAAGCACAAACTCAAACTTATTTTGAACAGGGAATTTTTTTTCACTACCAGCAGCAATTCGCGCAAGCAAGGCAAATGTTTTTGCGCGTATTGCAAATCAACAAGTATGATAAGGCAGCAGCTTTTTATGCAGAACGCTGCGATATGTTGATGAAGAATGCACTCATTATGACTCTGGAAGGTATTGAAATTTAG